In bacterium, one DNA window encodes the following:
- a CDS encoding sigma-54 dependent transcriptional regulator — translation MNKASVLIVDDELKIRRILQIMLENENYKTEQAKDGVEALKKMETVDFDLIITDMKMPNMNGIELLEQIQKRNNTVPVIIMTAYGTIQTAVEAMKKGAYDYILKPFDLEEMKITVDKAYKLTFLERENKYLKEELEVKHSDKVIGKASRMKKVYKLVKQVSETKGAVLIYGESGTGKELIARTIHNCSSRKDGPFIVANCISLSEKLLESELFGHEKQAFSEAEERKIGRLELANNGTLFLNELGVLSKQVQERFLRLLEKETFERDGGTKTVTVDVRIIAATNRNLPAAIKESRFSKALYNKLSDSYIILPPLLERKGDIPFLIQYFTQKFSQSTGKRIDGISHTAMNALLNYSWPGNVRELRNIVERAVVLEGSSIIGQKNLPFYIATYEEETSQPENKTTYIEIKKEVVDDFRKE, via the coding sequence ATGAATAAAGCAAGTGTGTTAATTGTGGATGATGAGCTAAAGATACGCCGAATCTTGCAAATTATGCTTGAAAACGAGAATTACAAAACTGAACAGGCTAAGGACGGAGTGGAAGCCTTGAAAAAAATGGAAACCGTAGACTTTGATCTCATTATTACAGATATGAAGATGCCTAATATGAATGGCATTGAACTATTAGAACAAATACAGAAAAGAAACAACACAGTGCCGGTAATCATAATGACAGCATATGGTACAATTCAGACTGCTGTAGAAGCAATGAAAAAGGGAGCATATGATTATATTCTTAAGCCATTTGATTTAGAAGAAATGAAGATCACTGTTGATAAGGCATATAAACTTACATTTTTGGAGAGAGAAAATAAATATTTAAAAGAAGAGCTGGAAGTCAAACATTCAGATAAAGTAATTGGAAAAGCCAGCAGAATGAAGAAGGTGTATAAGTTAGTAAAACAAGTTTCCGAGACAAAAGGTGCAGTATTAATATATGGGGAAAGTGGCACAGGAAAAGAACTTATAGCTAGAACAATTCATAACTGCAGTTCTAGAAAAGATGGACCTTTTATTGTTGCTAATTGTATTTCTCTCTCCGAAAAACTCCTAGAAAGTGAGCTGTTTGGGCACGAAAAGCAAGCCTTTTCGGAAGCAGAAGAGAGAAAGATTGGGAGACTTGAGTTAGCTAATAATGGAACGCTCTTTCTTAACGAATTAGGAGTTTTGTCTAAACAAGTCCAAGAGAGATTTCTCAGACTGCTTGAAAAAGAGACATTTGAGAGAGATGGAGGAACAAAGACAGTAACAGTGGATGTAAGGATCATTGCTGCAACAAACAGAAATCTACCTGCAGCCATAAAGGAATCTAGATTTAGTAAAGCACTCTATAATAAACTGTCAGATTCTTATATAATTCTACCACCACTGCTTGAAAGAAAGGGAGATATTCCATTCTTAATTCAGTATTTTACCCAGAAATTTTCTCAATCTACTGGGAAAAGAATTGATGGCATTTCACATACTGCAATGAATGCGCTCCTAAATTATAGTTGGCCGGGGAATGTGCGCGAGCTCAGGAATATCGTTGAAAGAGCTGTTGTCCTTGAGGGAAGTTCCATA
- a CDS encoding HAMP domain-containing protein produces the protein MSFFKPNLQNKLIFSFMLMALVPILISTFVATRVISVQLEKDIKRKTHSATDLITDKIDNLENRAALIGEIILSNFMFMQAFKQQDEGQIIKLLDMLEKEMQIDTILITNEKGDLKFSSGSISPNVMKQANKKRMLVLLEKDNIKKLIAAVGLEIRENEKVVGKIVAGYTVKKEIFQDIEKKMGVDIDLLYESPQYPKAIKDRGRAVLGIEELINKIYKQGTAEYRKDIYHNKLHFYGLCSPLMSPNKKVFGAVFVGIQKTYAFQTAVGQFLIILIFLGVLLSAVIGVLIARSISHPLRKFTWGIRAVARGDLEHQIQIKAKGEIKDLANAFNDMIQQLRRLRHLEEELRRKDRLAALGELAAGVAHEIRNPLVIIKNSAQILGNRFQGQNDNKELTQYIIEETDRLNRVVTSFLDFARPQKSNLEINQIAPIIDRTLQMTNMEISKNHIKVYKDFQKNLPPVMIDSEQMHQVFLNLILNAIGAMPNGGRLEIKTAIRRDDSQNMKLMEIAFRDTGCGISKDAMDKVFNPFFTTKPEGTGLGLAIAHKIIENHHGVIKVESQEGKGSIFSVCIPINSA, from the coding sequence ATGTCTTTTTTTAAACCAAATCTTCAGAACAAGCTTATCTTTTCTTTTATGTTAATGGCTCTTGTGCCTATTTTAATCTCAACCTTTGTAGCTACAAGAGTTATATCTGTGCAATTGGAAAAAGATATAAAGAGAAAAACCCATAGTGCAACAGATTTAATTACAGACAAAATAGATAACCTGGAAAATAGAGCTGCTCTAATTGGAGAAATTATACTCAGTAACTTTATGTTTATGCAAGCATTTAAACAGCAAGATGAAGGACAGATAATAAAACTTCTGGATATGCTGGAGAAGGAAATGCAAATTGACACAATACTCATTACAAATGAAAAAGGAGACCTCAAGTTCTCTTCCGGGAGTATTTCTCCAAATGTAATGAAACAAGCGAACAAAAAAAGAATGCTTGTGCTTTTAGAAAAGGACAACATAAAAAAATTAATTGCTGCTGTAGGATTGGAAATCAGGGAAAATGAAAAAGTAGTAGGTAAAATAGTGGCAGGCTATACTGTTAAAAAAGAAATCTTTCAGGATATAGAGAAGAAAATGGGAGTTGATATAGACCTGCTTTATGAGTCGCCTCAATATCCAAAAGCTATAAAGGACAGAGGGCGAGCAGTGCTCGGCATAGAAGAACTTATCAATAAAATATATAAACAAGGCACTGCTGAGTATAGAAAGGATATTTATCATAACAAGCTGCATTTTTATGGATTGTGCTCTCCGCTTATGAGCCCGAATAAAAAAGTCTTTGGAGCTGTATTTGTTGGCATACAAAAAACCTATGCATTTCAAACTGCTGTCGGGCAATTTCTTATAATATTAATATTTCTTGGAGTATTATTATCTGCAGTAATAGGCGTTCTGATAGCGCGAAGCATTTCTCATCCTTTGCGCAAATTTACATGGGGAATAAGAGCTGTGGCCAGAGGAGATCTTGAACATCAGATACAGATAAAGGCAAAAGGAGAAATAAAAGATCTGGCAAATGCTTTTAATGATATGATCCAACAGTTGCGCAGACTCAGGCACCTGGAGGAGGAGCTGCGCAGAAAGGACCGTCTTGCGGCGCTCGGCGAACTTGCTGCTGGAGTGGCTCACGAGATCAGAAATCCTTTGGTTATTATTAAAAACTCCGCACAAATACTGGGAAACAGATTCCAGGGGCAGAATGATAATAAGGAACTGACCCAATATATAATTGAAGAGACTGACAGGCTGAATAGAGTGGTAACATCGTTTCTTGATTTTGCACGTCCTCAAAAATCAAACCTTGAAATTAATCAAATTGCACCTATTATAGATAGAACCTTGCAAATGACAAATATGGAAATATCAAAAAACCACATTAAAGTATATAAGGATTTTCAAAAGAATTTACCTCCTGTGATGATCGATAGCGAACAAATGCATCAGGTATTTCTTAATCTTATTTTAAACGCTATTGGAGCAATGCCTAATGGCGGAAGGCTGGAAATAAAAACTGCTATCAGGAGAGATGATAGCCAGAATATGAAATTAATGGAGATAGCATTTAGAGATACAGGCTGTGGTATTTCCAAGGATGCAATGGACAAGGTGTTTAATCCTTTCTTTACAACAAAACCTGAGGGGACTGGTTTAGGCTTGGCTATTGCACATAAAATAATTGAGAATCATCATGGAGTTATTAAAGTAGAAAGTCAAGAGGGCAAGGGAAGTATTTTCTCTGTATGTATTCCCATTAATTCTGCATAA